ttGGCCGAATATCGTATGTATTGCCATCTTCAGTCCCGAGATTGAAACCTTTATGGATTGAAGCagctttaggctccgaatgacttgcaATATTAGGCATTTTCACAGGATTGGCGGCAGAAAtagaattgtcttcttcaaaagacgggtcttatgcaaataagaaatgttctagctcgggttcaaaagtagtcaaggcttccttttgaatctttctttGCAGTCTTTGTCTATAACGGAAAGTCcgctctggttcaggatcagctgtaactaactctgacctgttagacctgggcataaacaagactaaagaaaataaataagaactgtctcaaggaattaaaaattccctgagactgaGAGACAAACGAATAGAAACAGACAAATAGGcttattgcctccccgacaacggcgccaaaatttgataccgtcgttttagtatcaaaaataaatacctaatactactaacaaaagtcagcggtaagtaggatcgatctccacagggaggctaaattATCTATCTGTTAAACTCGTCTATCTAGTAACAAATGGgggtgtttgaattgttttctaaactactgaaggttcaaggcaagagaaataaaagcAAGAGCAATAGAGACAAGAAAAAGCAGATATGTGATCAGATAAGGAgaagtatgtcaggatttcggttcaccatggcagttcactaacttagtcataaatagtgtagacaatctactgtgagaagggcaagggaaaggtccttccggtccgctatccactctagattacaactaacttaacttccgtcctcattagggtagtctactgttcatagcaggactgttcattccaatcttccgatctaggaacgaatttaaccagattaaagtggtttagaagcgtgcactcgacTAAACatattacaattatattgctatgggcACAATTCTCACAATTAATTGTCTAgtctattcacaacatcgtcaaacacccccatttattcaggagccttcagctagacattcccaaataaatagaactgttaccatctcggtttcccgaggtagtgaataacaaagtccaactcaccaaagtactttaaataaaactttaatgattacatgtttattacaactcgaccaactaaaacttaatataaaataattacaactcgcagcggaaataaataaagtgatataattgttctatgtgatctagacttcaactatggtccaatgtcgagctctcatcccaatgctcccgagtcagctaatcattagtacctgtcaaatctgctccccataaaacggttcaccgcaggtgttcacgaatacacagtcaaccgcgaggttgagtaggaataaatactaacaacaaaagcaaacgatAACAATCGaatttcctttttacattgcacaaccccctgacaacgtgctccttccttttacttagcacacctcccttaacaacatgCTCactttactttggtacccctcccttaacaacgtaccgccaacatgtaatagtacccctccctcacaacgtacatgttaccatcaccccagtgtacaaactccctcaagaacgtacaactgactgtcgcacagcttttcacAATAACCACATTCACAATCAATGATAACAATTCAAATGACCTCATCAATATTATCAACAACAAATCAATATAACtcacccttccaacaattacggtattatcaaccaacatatacaatataaatCTCCGTTCCAACAgttacgattatatcaaccaacacaactcaatataattAATTTCACATCAACATAATCCATTTATTATatcaaacattatcgagtaaaagttgggtaggatttatccctacctggcaagcgattccaattaagcagcttaagcaatccaaataattaaagcaatccgattataattcttcacaaccgtcacctaatcaaaatatcataatttaaattaattaatttatttatttattccgttTAGTATATAAATTATTCAAACCAATTTATTTATCATAATTATTACGGTATTAAAACCCGCTTACAAAATAAACCCGAGTCACCCGAATATCCAAATTAAAACACGATTACAAACAACCCAACCACACCTATTACACAGTTTTAAGCCGTGTTCAAACCACCCCATAAACACCCCTCCACAacgacaccacaagccaccacgaccaccaccctACCTCGACACCCCCAGCCTGCAACCCCACGCATCTAACTCACCGCCAACCACTagctaaaccaccaccaacaaaccCACAAACCCACGCCCTAACACACGACACCAACAACACCCCCCCTtcaacccgtctcccaaaacagGCTGACCCCGACAACCACACCCAACCTTACCACCTCCAGCCACCACCATTGTTACCtttgacccacggtggttccgGTGGTAGTACCCAATCCCCGGTACAGTCACAAACACTGCCACAAAGCCTGTCTTAATATAGCCGCGACAAACTCCTCTGTTCTCCCCTGTTTTCCGCCACCACCGACACAAACCGCCACCTGCCACCATACCAACACCACCAACATGACCGACCACCTTCCCCCGTCACAACCCCTCAATACCCAGGTCAAGACGAGGTCgattaggggttcaattacccattccaatccCCCACGACCAAACCCGCATAACCCTAAACCCGCCACCTTTAACCGCCCAAAACACCACCCTATCACGGTCAACGACGGTCACTGAAGGTCAGGTCAAAGTCTCAGCAGTCCAAGGTTGCTCTAGGTCCAAAACAAGAGTCTTATGGTCGCTCCTAAGGTGTTACACGGTGGCTATTTTAACCATGGTTTACAAgctataaaattaattaattttaagacGGTTTTTTACCTTTTATCGTTTAATTGCTCTTCCGTCTCCAAAAAGCTCCTTATTCTTCTTTGTGAATTGTGAATTATATTTCAGAtttatcatggtatttatagtgtaagattatagagaatacgaggtcaattaggaaactattataactTACCGTATTCctattagtataggaattaccattattataatcacttggggagctgggttcggatgctgttgccttgctcaagcggacccagaaattctcggtatctcaggatgcaggggctcgggtggccgcttacatttttactagacttagctttgctaatgctaagggtgtgggagcccagattgtctctcggctccccaccaatttcatgtaaacttttatttttgttttaatgaaagttgcgcgcatccttccataataataataataataataataataataataataataataataataataataataattataaaattattattattattattattattattattataattattattattattattattattattattattattattattattattattattattattattattattattattattattattattattattattattattattattattacatatgttaatcctaccataaataggatttccttaaactatctttactaatttattattgccataactttattattattattaatattaatataattattattaattttatatattattatttccatattatattattattaattcccgatataaatcccgattacactcatacCAATTTAATAAGTTTTGGCCCAATAAACAATAGCACACGGCCCATATTATATTAGCTAAAACCAATTCCCGACTTAtacacttaatttattatttaattaacgtcttacttgtatttattattagaaatgtcattaattaattattaaattacataaattattcacataaattattatcaaactacagggtattacagtcttccccccttaaaatgaacttcgtcccgaagttcgcccataactactacaATAACATCTATAAGCATCCATacaactaagcaccatccaacttTTGAAAACACAATCATCCATTTAAAATTATCAACTataccaatcttatcacaaggtatcacaacaataacttaaaacattcgtagtattacattccttccccctaaaaataaacatcgtcctcgaagttcggaataacAACAATAGGAACCACTAAATCATTGTTGTAATGTCACAAAATAAAGAACACACTGTAACACAAGTCAACTATTATTTCAAACACAACTCCAAGTAATgattaaatgaataacaaaattttgaattttcttCCAAATAGCAAACCACATCATATAGGATATTCGAACTAATCTTTACTTAAACTTAAACTTCTTACTTTAGCTATCGACGAATACATTGCCAGACTAATAATAATCTCTAACCAAATACGCATAATTGTTTAGataatcttttcttaataatgatatctaacttaaacatggatgcaactaatataaatatttaggcttagggcaacacgttccgcatatcactagacatgttattctacttcacataattgacAACATCATAGTATCAAAGTGCAAAAGACAAGAAACAAAACTTACATATTTTTCCAAAGCTAAGAAAACATGTTGTtacttctaaaaatcataaataaataataacttaAATATTCCTTGAGAACTTATaattatcctataggtgtgacctcaatggatcaactgatcaccagcgtcaaacgacagtaatgtcaaactctagtcagccaattgttatcgataaatgttgatcagttgactatataataaatcatcccttatgtattcttatcatgagatttaaatatgtgatcacactattgttgaggacacatactccaacaatctcccacttgtccgagacaagtgtgcgtcaccaattctcttgtcctattactatctcctactcaatgcaagatgtctcgcaggtcgtacttgcatgcgatcatatctagagtggtttccttgatctggagagtaactgtttgaccgaaATTATCTGCCGTAGATACCTtgcgagcgtggccacgcattttcagttcactactcctcgagtggccctgagatttagataaccctgacaagggggtcgacaattcctatcgcactgatccctttgttcagccacagttcatgatgacctaaaagatgcccatttgcacTCCATTTTCGGAAGTGGTAGAGcaaaaatcaaagccaatcagaaactatGCCAACTTGGGcaaacagtctctagtcaaagaattgactaaaaaagaatactatagtagctctcgccacgacgaggctatataaaaattaccagaacactataagcggtcactgcccgacagagtgtctcatacagtctgcctatgtgatcgactagtcatctcttataaccctatggcacttgaacttgccatcaatcgactcacactctagtcactaggacacatcacctcatataagtgactagggatcaatactatgttaatccagttcactttaatagggtttaacgttgtccttacaacctatttggatataacaaagtaataaaaagagttttaaaataaaactcaaatgataaatgcgattatcacatatgaacaatcaatacaatattattgcttcatatctcataatctcaAGATTATAAAATCCATGTTACTTCATGGTGGTTTCATCAAACCTGTAATAAAAACTTGGTTAAAGATTATACAATATAACCATCACCCCAACTTCATAAATTGCAATTTCCTTCTTTCGATGTAATCTCTTAATTACAtgaattttctaagtacatgtctagacttgagctcttttacttgaaagatgctcccactctTATCATGTAACTTGTGATAAGATCCATGGTTTAAAGGATTTACTTCTACTTCCTTTATAATTCATCTTATCCTTATCACAAAGTACTCAGACTCTATTTGTAGAATTCACAATGACTGACTTTTCAAGGTTCTTTTCACTATTTGCACCTCTGACAATTGACTACAAGATCAGCCTAAGAAACTTGAGCTTTTGTGACCCTTAACACAAAACTCCATGTTTCCCTAAAAGATAAGTACGAATCCTTATTTCTTCTCAAGAACTCAAGGATGTATCTAGCGGCTACCCATTGACCCTCACATGGATTGACTTATCTTGCTTAAAGCATACAATTTATGAGTGCTTGCGCATATCTTAGGATATTAGGTCGagccaatggcggaaacattgggaatcaatttcatgcgttcaacaatTTCAGATTCAAAGGATAACTGTGATTCGGTTCAAAGTAATCCCACAATCCATTGGAATAAAATCCCTCTTAGATTTATCCATGCTGAAATCATGAAGAATCTTATCAAAATAAGACTTTTgtcttaatgccaatatccttttagaTCTATCTCCATAGATCCGGATATCTAATATGCGATGTGCCTCATCTGAatatttcatctggaaatgatttcccaaccacccCTTAACGGAGGTAAGCATtggtacatcattcccaatgagtaatatgtgaaGACAattttactcccactaaacttcatgtataaacatggttcttcgacaaatcgagtgaaaccattctcaattatcacatgaactaaaaaaactcccactaaacttcatgtataattgTGGTTCTTTGAAAAAATCAAATGCAACCATTCTCTATTATCACATGACTGGGAAAAATGATTTTTACAATCTCTTTATGCTTTGCTTAAAACCACATATGAATCCCTTAAGCTTACTTAGCAGGTTAGAATTCTCAGACTTAAACCTATGATTAGTGTCACACACACATCCTCTTCTAAATTCCTATTTTAGAAAGGCGGTTTAATATCACTTGCCATGTTTCATcaaaaatgaaatgcggcaattacTAACATGATTTGATTCGATTAACCTCACCATGTTCATCTACGCAATTCTATACTTGAAGGCTTTACTTCAAAGAGACCAATATCTTAAAGTAATCATTCTTAGCTTTGCGTATAGAATCTATTACGGATTGTAAAACCAAGACTTCTTTGCAACAAATTCCGATTTGGTTCACAAGCAACAATTTACTCAATAGCTAATAGTTCTattactttctaaaagcaacTCTATTTATAACATGTCGATGACTTTTTTTAGAACATTTTCTCGTGTCATTATTCTACAAAATAAGTTTGTAGcgattttctcccactctatcttttagaAATATACCTACTTTCTAAGAAGATAGCCTTAAGAGCTACAAACAATTTTGTTCTTTTTAATGCAAAAGAGCATTAGGCACATGTTATCCTTGAGATATTTATTAAGATATGTTACGATTTTAGAGACTAATCCCTCCCATATCTTGTATGAAGTCTCTTTTTTAATTTATATTGCGCGTTTTCACTTTAAACAACCCATGCTAACATTGGATTTCAAATCGCCAAatatgagttcaataactcattTCAACTCTCAATCGATCGATCTTACATTACATAAGAAATATCATGGTGCCATGAATCTTTTAattgtgaatcaaattcataacTTAGGACTTAACCATATTTCAACAAATCATCATTTTTCAATATTATCGATTGGGTTGAGTCGAGTCATTTTATGTTATAGATATTAATAGAGAATGAGGAAAGATGTCTTAAAACTTAAAATGCCATAAACCgaaatgacttgggttgaaagccaagtcattcaaaataaaatacaatatttGTTCGCAGATGCAAAATAAAAgaaccttccatgtctaacatggaaaCAAAATAAGTTTTTAAGACAATGTCATAACATAACTactattatgaagacatattcaaAATAAAACGCCAAGCCAAGTCCATAGATCTCCATCTAtgcggcggctactctagcttcccttggAGATCCTCCTCATGCTTGCTTATCTTTTCCTTTCTTCTCATGCCCTAAATTCAATAAGAAGAGTGAGAAACACAACTAGTATCTTAATACAAAGTTGAGTTGGAAAATTAATATCAATATCATAAACTTTTGGAAGAaatattacctactggagtcacacaTCCAGCTTTGATGTCTTCCAAATATTTGGGGCAATTGCGCTTCCAATGGCcgatgccattacaataatggcagtTATCATCGGATTTGACTCCCCTTTTGGGTCTGGAAGAGCTATTCTCAGTAGCTTTCTCCTTACCTTTGTAGGaagtgggtttcttacccttgtTAACATTTTTCTTATACTTTCCCTTACTCTTTGGATTGATGTTGAGCATATCCTTGCTAGTGCTTGCATTAAgtcccatgtccctttcggcttgcacaagcattttgtgcaagtCATGGAGATTGGTTTTCAAGTTTTGCATgttatagtttaccctaaactgaacATAGCCCTTGATTCGACTTAAGGAATGAAGCACTCAGTCAATCGCGAGTTGTTCGGGGATCTCAACCCCTTTCAACTTGAGGGTCTCAACATACTCAATCATTTTGAGCACATGAGGACTCACTTTTTGTCCTTCTTTGTTTTTGAGGTCAAAGAATTgggaagccgcttcatattgaataatCCTAGGAGCTtatgaaaacatggtcacaagtctaGTATAGATTTTATAGGCGGTGCTCATTTTTATGGCACTCCTTTGAAGATCGGGTTCCATGGAgaaaatcaagacattcttgacCGCGGCGTATTCTTTTTGGTAGGTCTCAAAGGCCTCTCTAACCGCGGTTGTTGACCTAGCATTAGGAGAAGCGGGAGGAGCCTTGGTAAGGTATTTGAGCTTGTCATCACCTTCCGCGGCTAAGcgaagttgcgcatcccaatcggtgAAATTTGAACCATTCTTTTCGAGTTTGCAACGATCCATAAAGGATTGAAGCCATGAAACGGTAGTGAGAGGTGGTGCGGACGAGCTAGTGGATGCCATTGTGATAAATCAATTGACTACAAAATATGAGATGAAGGAAAAATTTACATTTATCGTGAATAAGACTTGTAAATATTTTAGAcaagtttagcatttatataatgacctccacccaattatataaacaattccaagacccaaattcatattaactcgattgtgaccaacgggccctctacatccTTACTAATATAATTTGGTAGGTTAACtcatttaaccgattctacacttagaacgctcggtcgatgaaattacactAAGTTTATCTTTAGCTCGGACCTATTGAGACAGCGGTCCCTCTAATACttccgttgagatcaaccaaatttcgaaatgtaataacattttattaccccacttacccaacgttaaaagaaagcaccccggtataatatttcaataccgtattgtacccctaatgaaattgggattcatgagttcctactatttggtaaggctaagtctcaattttataaaatgtgaaggtcttgtcaatttattatctatctcttttaagtgaactaaattagtgaTCTATCGATAATTAAAATTGACAAGATCGATTATTCGATATAAAAAAAATATGCATGagatgttatggcgatttggcatgcatgcaaacatataaagaaagaGCATGTAAAGAAAACAcaatttcctagtatgaccttcctaaaatagaaaatctaataatctattacatattcggaaaccaactcctttgttcccttgaacttcatgtgacacgcctcccaaggaaataccgtcttgatcggaacttcTTTCCGAATGCCTCTGTCTTTAgaaaactccggaattacaaaataataataaaatacatagctattcctattatacatttgtaataaaaataaatctattaaattacaaaatggtgatgcgaaatcacattaaaattacaaccaaatcgatattccctttcattacgggtaataccgattaaaatattaaggccatactaagacaaattacattattcaaaaatacataaatttaaatgacatttatccctaaattataaaaaaaaatatatgtatTCAAACATGTAAaatgaatgtgccaaatcgccttactAGATTATATCGTATATAGCTCGGTTTTTATGGAAGTGCgtgatttttaacttattaaaatcacttaATTattcttaaatcaaatttaaggccAAATTAATTATCCTAAttgtcttaggactcaaaaattagtctccacttaaaatttgacaataatccAACTTGGTTATACATTGTTGCTCATATTTAACCCCattatcataacaattatgaaataattccaaattcaattaaaataatctaaaaattttaaatttaaattttgaacattctgttatattaccatgaccctcataatatcaaaaatatgGGTTAAAAATTTGGAATTAATttagagaaaaatatagttgcgatttatcggatttataaaaaaaaatgccCAAATCACATGAAAATTATTCTAATAAATTTTCCAACTTTACATATGATGTTTAGGACATAAatgaaacctaaaataattttttcatgccatgaaattcgttttagctatttttagctCATATAATCTCAATTTAttccattttaaccattaaaatcataaatcgtgaaaaattaatcgaattaatctcaaattttacatacaataagtaaaatatacatgtgagatcaTATTAAGATTTCATGGTCagattcgaagtttaactatttttagttaataaaccaccattttactcactaaaatgttattattatactaaaaatcataaaaatgagcaataaacttCTATAAACCATTTAAAATGaactaaaatattttaggaccagaatgtataCATGCATCAAAAATTTCGTGCATTTATCATATTTACACAAATTTTCCAGTTTTTATTTTAGTCAATTAATAACTCGTAAAAAACCTAAAAagatttgcatgcaacaaccaaggcacttgataccaattgttaggttttATAACcatcttattagacatttctaatctAAGTTACTAATTAATTTAGATGTTGAGaatctagttacatgcaaacaaaataagagtaaaaggagAAAACGATTTTTCCTTACATTTGTATGAAATGAAAATGGGCACAAGGATGGACTCCTTCCaatcttgttcttgagcttatgaATAAAAGGATGATCCTGCAATTTTCAAAGTAGAAACTCTCCTatcaattgcacccaagattttacCCAAATTATTTCTAGTAATATTAACAAGATATTACAAGAAATTAAAATCccttaatattaattttattactactctagtaattgGATAATAATATTATGGTTGTGTGATTTTTAGAGAGAATCATGCATAAAATTAGAAcaagaaaaatgagcaacaaattgCCCTCTTATTAGCCCCAAAACCGGCACCCATAGAGCCTTAGTGGGCAATTActtttccttattttattatGCATGCAAAGTGTAGTTATGATTACATTAGGGTGGGTTGTGTCATAAGCATGCAATAGGAGAATTATTACATGCAGATAGTTGATTaaagaaaagacaaaaataagATGTTGTCCAACAACACCATATTTTCGGCCAACATTAGATAAAATGAACCATTTTGATTTTGTAATGTTTGTCACACAAATATAAGAATCATACATTTATTTATCTCACATAAATATGCATTAGTTTGATCGTATAACAATTATATACtataaactaataattaatataCAT
The Silene latifolia isolate original U9 population chromosome 11, ASM4854445v1, whole genome shotgun sequence genome window above contains:
- the LOC141613557 gene encoding uncharacterized protein LOC141613557 produces the protein MQNLKTNLHDLHKMLVQAERDMGLNASTSKDMLNINPKSKGKYKKNVNKGKKPTSYKGKEKATENSSSRPKRGVKSDDNCHYCNGIGHWKRNCPKYLEDIKAGCVTPGMRRKEKISKHEEDLQGKLE